Sequence from the Pantanalinema sp. genome:
AACATACCGACCGGTATAGTACCATTCGACCCATGGATGCTCGCACCCTGGTCCTCGAATCGGCCCTGCGCCTCTTCTCCGAACGCGGCTACGACGCGGTCGGGGTGCAGGAGATCGTGGAGGGCGCGGGCGTCACCAAGCCGACGCTCTACCACCACTTCAAGAGCAAGCAGGGCCTCTTCGAGACCCTGCTCGACGAGCGCCTGCGTCCCCTCGACGAGGCCCTTTTGGCCGCCTGCGACTACCAGGGCGACCTGCCCTTGACCCTCGAGCGGATCGTGACGGTCTACCTCGACTTCGCCACGCGCGAGCGCGCCTTCTACCAGCTGCTGCTCTCAACCTACTACGCCCCCTTCGACAACGCGGTCCACAAGGCCGCCGCCTCGCGGCTGCAGAGGCACTTCGCCCTGGTCGAGGACGTGTTCGTGCGCGCGGTGAGAGGCCACGGCAACCTGCGCGGCAAGCAGCAGCGGCTCGGCGTCTCCCTGCTCGGCCTCATCAACAGCTTCCTGCCCCTGGTCTGGGGAGGCCAGGAGCGCAACGACGGCCCGCTCGTTCATGGCATCGTGAAGCAGTTCAGCTACGGCATCTACGCCTAAAAAATTTTGCAAGCACCCTATACCGAACGGTAGGTACATCGCCCCTGGAGGACCCCATGCACTGGTCGACCGACGCCTTCATCTATCACCTCTATCCCCTGGGCTGCCTGGGGGCGCCTGGCCGCAACGACTTCGCCTCGCCCCCGATCGAGCGACTCGACGCGCTGCACGACTGGATCGATCCGCTCCTGGAGCTCGGAATCGACACCCTGTTCCTCGGCCCCGTCTTCGAATCGACCGCCCACGGCTACGACACCGCGGACTACTTTCGCGTCGACCGCCGGCTCGGGACGGCAGACGGCCTCGCGCGCCTGAGCCGGGCCCTGCACGAGAAGGGGATCCGGCTGGTGCTGGACGCGGTGCTCAACCACGTGGGCCGGGACTTCTGGGCCTTCAAGGACGTCAGGGAGAAGGGGCAGGCCTCCGCCTACCGCGACTGGTTCCACCTGGACTTCTCGCGCGCGAGCCCCTGCGGCGATCCGTTCGCTTACGAGGGCTGGAACGCTCACTACGACCTGGTCAAGCTGAACGTCTCACACCCCGAGGTGCGGCGGCACCTGTTCGAGGCGGTGACGGCATGGATCACGGCCTTCGACCTGGACGGGCTCCGGCTGGATGCGGCCGACGTGCTCGATCGCAGTTTCCAGCGGGACCTTGCGCGCCACTGCCGCGCCCTCAAGCCCGGCTTCTGGCTCAAGGGCGAGGTGATCCACGGGGACTACCGGCACTGGATCGCCGAGGCGGAGCTCGATTCGGTGACCAACTACGAGGTCTACAAGGGCCTCTACTCCAGCCACAACGACCGCAACTACTTCGAGCTCGCCCACTCGCTCGAGCGGCAGTTCGGCCAGCGGGGCATCTACCGGGACCTCTCGCTCTACACCTTCGCCGACAACCACGACGTGGCGCGGATCGCAAGCCAGCTGCGCGACCCCGCCCACCTCTACCCCCTCCACCTGCTGCTGATGACCGTCCCGGGTATCCCTTCGATCTACTACGGCAGCGAGTGGGGGATCGAGGGAAAGAAGGGCGCGAGCAGCGATGCGGCCCTGCGGCCCGCGCTCGCGCCGGCACGCTCGCGCGAGCAGGCGCCCTACCCGGCGCTCCACGCGACGCTCAAGCGCCTCTCCGCCTTGCGCCGAGGCTATCCGGCGCTGCGGCACGGCGGCTACCGAGCGCTCCACGTGGCTCACGAACAAGTCGCATTCGCCCGCTCGGGGCCCATGGGCCACGCCCTGGTGGCCGTGAACGCGCAGAGCGAGACGCGGCGGATCGAGGTGGATCTTCCCGCCGCCATGGCAGAGCGCTGGGTGGACGTGCTGAACCGGCAATCCTTCGATTGTCCCGGTGGGCGTCTGGAGCTGCCGCTCGATGCTTGCTGGGGGCGCATCCTCGTGCCGCGGGGCGACGTGAAACACGAGGGAATAAATTAGGGCAGCCCCCCTGTTGCCACCCTCCAGGGGCCGCGATAGAGTAGCCCCATCCTCCAGAAAGGGTCTCGGTTCCGAGCCCGGCCTCGGCCGGATACCAGGATCGGGACTCGGCGGACCTCTCGCCACCAGGGTGAAAGTCCTGAACGGGAGCCCCACCCTCCGCAATAGGAGATAATGGACTTTTCATCGCCCGGAGACGTCGCCGTCTCCGGGCGGTGGTTTTTTCAGGAGGGCGCACCATGGCGGATCGGGTCCTCATCGCGGGGGCGGGGCCAGTGGGCCTCTCGCTCGCCCTCGGCCTCTCCCACCACGGGATCCCCTCGATCGTCCTCGAGGAGGACGAGGGCCTCAGCACCCAGTCCAAGGCCCTGGGGTGCCACGCCCGCACCCTCGAGATCCTCCGGGCCTGGGGCGTGCGCGATCGCTTCCTGGCGGCGGGGACCTTCCTCTCCCGGATCGCGCTCTGGACGCCGGGCCGCCCCACCCCGCAGGCGACGGTCGATCTCTCGATCCTCTCGGCCCTCACGAGCGATCCGGGCCTCCTCGTCCTCGCCCAGGACCGGACCGAGGCGCTCCTGCTCGAGCGCCTCGGTGAGCTTGGCCTCGCCGACGTGCGCTTCGGTGCGAAGCTGACGGGCTTTCGGCAGGACGCCTCCGGGGTGATCGCGACCGTCGTGCCGAGAGAAGGGGACTCCTACGAGGTCGCAGGCGACTACCTGGTCGGCTGCGACGGGCCGCACAGCACGGTGCGCGAACGCCTGGGATGGCACCTGGAGGGCAAGACCTACCCGACCCGGCTCATGCTCGCGGACCTGCGGCTGGGCGATGCGCGCAACGCGCTGCCCTGGCCGCGCTTCGAGACGATCGACGGTCGTCTGGTCGCGGGCCTGCGCTTCGCGCCAGATCGCTGGCGCCTCATCGGCACCCTCGCCCCCGACGAGTCCGAGGCAACAGCCGTCTCCCCCGCGGCCCTCCAGGAACGGATCGAGGCGATCTTCGGCCCCGGCGAGGCCGAGGTGTTCTGGGCGAGCGTCTTCCACATCCACTGCCGCACCAGCCCCCACTTCAGGCTGGGCCGCGTGCTCATCGCGGGCGACGCGGCCCACCTCAACAGCCCGGTCGGCGGCCAGGGGATGAACAGCGGGATCATGGACGCCCACAACCTCGCATGGAAGCTCGCGCGCGCCCTGCGAGGGGGAGACGCGGAGGCCCTGCTCGCCTCGTACGAGGCCGAGCGGCGCTCGGAGGTGGTGTCCACCGTGGACCGCTACACCGACCGCCTGACCCGCCTGCTCCTCTTGCCCGGCGCGGCCGCGCGCGCGCGCATCGCCCGCGCCCTGCGCGTGCTCCTCGGGCTGCCCTCGGTCATCCGCGCCCTCGGCCCCAAGGCCACCATGCTCGACGTGCGCTACGAGAGCTCTCCGCTGATCAGCGGGCAAGGGGCCTGGCTCGGCGCGAGGGCGCCCGACGGCGAGCTGCGAGACGTGAAGGGCCAGGGGAGCCGGCTGATCGATCTCGTCGCGCGCGAGGCCGCGCTGCTGCTCTTCGACGATGGGCGCCTGCCCGGATGGGAAACCGAAGCCGTCGCCGGGCTCCTGGCCGACATCCCCGGTCTGCGCATCGTGCGGATCGTGCCGAGCACGTGCGAAGCAGGCCCGCTCGACTACCGGGACGCGACGGGCGCGCTGTGGCGGGCGTGGCGCGCCAGGGGCGCAGACGCCGCCCTGGTCCGGCCCGACGGGCACGTGGGCTGGCGCGAGGCGCGCCCCACCCCCCGGGCCATGCAGGCGGGCGTCGCCCGCGCCCTCGGCACGAAGCTTCCGATCGGCCTGACGGT
This genomic interval carries:
- a CDS encoding TetR/AcrR family transcriptional regulator → MDARTLVLESALRLFSERGYDAVGVQEIVEGAGVTKPTLYHHFKSKQGLFETLLDERLRPLDEALLAACDYQGDLPLTLERIVTVYLDFATRERAFYQLLLSTYYAPFDNAVHKAAASRLQRHFALVEDVFVRAVRGHGNLRGKQQRLGVSLLGLINSFLPLVWGGQERNDGPLVHGIVKQFSYGIYA
- a CDS encoding alpha-amylase family glycosyl hydrolase; the protein is MHWSTDAFIYHLYPLGCLGAPGRNDFASPPIERLDALHDWIDPLLELGIDTLFLGPVFESTAHGYDTADYFRVDRRLGTADGLARLSRALHEKGIRLVLDAVLNHVGRDFWAFKDVREKGQASAYRDWFHLDFSRASPCGDPFAYEGWNAHYDLVKLNVSHPEVRRHLFEAVTAWITAFDLDGLRLDAADVLDRSFQRDLARHCRALKPGFWLKGEVIHGDYRHWIAEAELDSVTNYEVYKGLYSSHNDRNYFELAHSLERQFGQRGIYRDLSLYTFADNHDVARIASQLRDPAHLYPLHLLLMTVPGIPSIYYGSEWGIEGKKGASSDAALRPALAPARSREQAPYPALHATLKRLSALRRGYPALRHGGYRALHVAHEQVAFARSGPMGHALVAVNAQSETRRIEVDLPAAMAERWVDVLNRQSFDCPGGRLELPLDACWGRILVPRGDVKHEGIN
- a CDS encoding FAD-dependent monooxygenase, with product MADRVLIAGAGPVGLSLALGLSHHGIPSIVLEEDEGLSTQSKALGCHARTLEILRAWGVRDRFLAAGTFLSRIALWTPGRPTPQATVDLSILSALTSDPGLLVLAQDRTEALLLERLGELGLADVRFGAKLTGFRQDASGVIATVVPREGDSYEVAGDYLVGCDGPHSTVRERLGWHLEGKTYPTRLMLADLRLGDARNALPWPRFETIDGRLVAGLRFAPDRWRLIGTLAPDESEATAVSPAALQERIEAIFGPGEAEVFWASVFHIHCRTSPHFRLGRVLIAGDAAHLNSPVGGQGMNSGIMDAHNLAWKLARALRGGDAEALLASYEAERRSEVVSTVDRYTDRLTRLLLLPGAAARARIARALRVLLGLPSVIRALGPKATMLDVRYESSPLISGQGAWLGARAPDGELRDVKGQGSRLIDLVAREAALLLFDDGRLPGWETEAVAGLLADIPGLRIVRIVPSTCEAGPLDYRDATGALWRAWRARGADAALVRPDGHVGWREARPTPRAMQAGVARALGTKLPIGLTVQFAPEGARAPRLW